One Brassica napus cultivar Da-Ae chromosome C4, Da-Ae, whole genome shotgun sequence genomic region harbors:
- the LOC111198272 gene encoding proline--tRNA ligase, cytoplasmic encodes MAMTHGDEKGVVLPPKVARYQVVVVPVPFKGVDTKRISQECQAVKTALQGAGVRALVDERDNYACGWKYADWEMKGVPLRIELGPRDLEKNQVRMVRRDTGAKMDVLRVDLVEKVKELLEVIQRDLYDVAKRKLEECIQKVETWDEFKEALRLKKLVLAPWCDEVEVENDVKENTKGENEAGAKTLCTPFDQPELREDTLCFASGKPAKKWTYWGRSY; translated from the coding sequence ATGGCTATGACACATGGAGATGAAAAAGGGGTTGTGTTACCTCCAAAAGTGGCACGTTATCAAGTAGTTGTGGTCCCTGTCCCTTTCAAAGGTGTTGATACCAAAAGGATCTCTCAAGAGTGTCAAGCTGTTAAAACCGCCTTGCAAGGTGCTGGAGTCCGTGCTTTAGTAGATGAGCGAGACAACTATGCTTGTGGCTGGAAGTATGCAGACTGGGAGATGAAAGGTGTTCCTTTGAGAATCGAACTCGGTCCTAGAGATTTGGAAAAGAATCAGGTGAGAATGGTGAGGCGCGACACTGGAGCGAAGATGGATGTGTTGAGAGTGGACTTGGTTGAGAAAGTCAAGGAATTGTTGGAAGTAATACAGAGAGACCTCTATGATGTGGCTAAGAGAAAGCTTGAAGAATGCATTCAAAAAGTTGAAACTTGGGATGAGTTCAAGGAAGCTCTGAGACTGAAGAAGCTGGTTTTAGCTCCATGGTGTGATGAAGTTGAAGTGGAGAATGATGTGAAAGAGAATACTAAGGGTGAAAACGAAGCAGGAGCTAAGACTCTATGTACTCCCTTTGATCAGCCTGAACTAAGAGAAGACACTCTGTGCTTTGCATCAGGAAAACCAGCCAAGAAGTGGACCTATTGGGGAAGAAGTTACTAA